The DNA region GACTCACTCTCGTTTCGGAGACCCACATAGATAACTTGAAATATTTCCCGACCCAGGTCAATGAAAACAAACTTGAATGAGATTTGTAATTTCATTTAACCAGAGAAGAGGAAATTATACAAGCCCTATATCTTTTTTATCCCCATCATGTGGTTGAACGTGGGAATATAGCAAACATTTAAGACTTGCTATATTTTCTCAGCCAAAAATATTTGGCTTTCTGCTTAAAGAGTTCTCTGGAATTTTTTGATGCTTTTTCAATTTATTGCCGGTACGTGTGTCTAGAACGCCCACGATTTTCCTCTCGAAATCCACTCGCAAGCAAACTATACATAAACTATCGTATATATACGTGCCAATATGTTCTTTGGAATGTCAAACAAAATGCGAATAAGTGGTTAGATGGGCCGACATTTCCCGCCTGTGTCTTTAAGCGAGCGACATATGTATGTGCCTGGGATTGGCAATATAGTCAaatccattaaaatattaatggCTAATCTGCATAtgtaaaaactataaaatctTTAGGGGATGCAGAATATCTTATTTTtcgtttaaacaatttttgtgaTAGTCTATTTCACTTTAATAATTATGATGACATAGATATTTTTTGATAATGGGGAGATTATAACTATTATACGTCTTTTGTTTATAAGATATCACAATCATTTCAAATTTTAATGTCTTTTAAGGGAagttacattttaaatatcaaaataattcTTATATTATTGCTTAGGACAATAACTTATTCACACATATTGATCATGCATCTGGACGAGGGATTCATGGGTTTTTCGGCCTCACACTTGAAGGCCTCCTGGAACTCGGGCATATTCATGTAACCCCTATTGAGTTGGGCCGCAAAGATCTCCGTTTGGCGATTACACAACTGCTGGGCCACCGCATAGAAGAGCACCTTTTGAGGATCCAATCCGAAGAACTGCAGCACTGCGGTTTCGGCAAAGGCGAATCTTTCACCCTGCAGCCAGAAGAGGTAATCCCTGAGAGAATACTGAAATGAGCGATAGAAATGGAAGGTCTCCGCGACCTCCTCCGAGCCAAGTGGTCTATAAATCGGAGCCAATTCTGCATCGTAGTGTTGCAAGGACTGCCTTTCGAGGCAGTCCATAGCGGTATATCGACCATCGGTGTCCAAGAGAAGTCGGGACTGCCTCCAAAGTCCCAAACCCTGGGTGGCATAATAGTGATAGGTCGGCCGATGCAATGAGAGCAGTACGAAGTGGAGAAAGTGCCTCAGGAAATAGGGTGGCTGATTCACATCCTCTTCATCCACATAGGGCGATGCAAAACTATGACGAAGTTGAGCCTTTCGGAGGAGCAGAAGATTTCGATGAAAGGAGTTATTCGCGAAACCCAAATCACCATAGTTTTCGTTAAGTTCTGTGATATTTAGATAGTTCTGAGCATGAGCCTGTAGGATGCGTGCCACCTGTAGCTCCTTTTTCTCCACCGAAGCTGGCCAAAGATGACCATACCAATCTCTTCTGGACAAACTGGATCTTCTTATCTTCTGGAAGCGGGTTGTATGCAGTTGATAGGCAGCCAAAGCCACATCCCTAGTTAGATGGGGACTTAAGACATGCCATTGCCAGTACTCCGAATGCAGTAATCTCTCGAATTCCTCGGATATTTTATAGCAATCCGGATATCGGAGCTGCTCCTTGGCCTGCCACATCACATAGTTGTAGACTATTCGGGGTTCGGTTTGCCTTAGAACTTCCCAGGCTTGGCTGATCTTCTGCACATCTAGGGGAAATTTTCGCGCCATTTCCAGCTGCTCTTTGGAGAAATTAAGCTCGGCAAAAAAGAGCTGAAAGTAGTCCTTGGTGTTCTCATCCAGGATCAGCTGTTCTTGACTGGGTCTCTGGGTTGTAGTTCTCCCATTCCTGGTTAAACTCCTAGCCAACGGCAGTTCTCCCCTCATTCCACGACAAAGAACCCTCATCTCATGTGCTATTATATGGGACGCTTGATGATGACGGCCCTTTAAGACATCCGATAGGCTCGATTTGAACTCCTCCATACTGGGACAGGGCAGATCCTCCATGGGAGTCACATAAATCGTATCCAGGGCAAAGTAGATTCGCAGTAGGGTGGGTAATCCATGGGCTGCCAGTTGAGCCGATAGAACTATCCAATTAAGTTGACCATTAAGTTGTCTTCTCTCCCATTGATGTCTGAGAAAAGGCCAGGAAGAGAGCACCTGCTCATGTCTGGCCAGGAAGGGAATCTCCTCCAGCAGACGCTCCCAATGGGAAGTCTTGGCAGTTCCACCAAAAACATTACCTTCTCCCCTCTTTCGACACTGTGCATAAAGTTGAGAAATCAATTTTCCTGGTATGGTTTCAAAATTGTCAACCTCAGACGCAAAGAAGTCCATTCGGTCCTGTTTGTTATAGAGATATGGTGGCAGAAATTCATCAGAGTTTTCCTCTAGTTCTCGATCGAAATTTCCGCAGGCATGGGCATAAAAATCATCACACGGTTCCAATGAGTCGTTCTTGATTTTCACCATCTTTCTCAGGTTGCTATCGTACAGTTTGGTAAAAAACGCCAACTCCGTTTTCGAGCCAAAATCCGATTCCACTTCCGCATCCGAATCCTGATCATTTTGAGACCTCACTATTTGAATTACAATAGCGATCAAAACAAACTGAAGCTTCCAGcgcatttaaattatatttttattgcgGTCCGGTCGTTTGTTTTGTTCCACGAAAACTGCGCAAAATTTAGCTCGTACTTACTCTCTAATGAGTTGATAAGCCACGGAAGCCGCGGATTGAGCTATATATTCTCGATTCTATCAAAGTTCGCCCAGTTCTCTTTGCTCTCTTTATAGAGCCCGCCTTGACCTTAAAGATCTTTGCCATTCCGCTTTGCTTTACATCGCCTATTGATGAAATGAACTCGgaataatatttgtttatgGTTTTGATGGGGggatttgtttataaatatggtttttaaaaagatGCGCGTGCTGTTcaataaaattgtatatttaattatatatatgcatatgcTGTTCATTGCACTTTTAAATTACTGACAAGCATGTGTTCCCTAAGACTTTTAGCACTCAAACCTCAAGTAAATTTCAAGGAATTACAAAAAATTACCAAAAATCTTCATGGGTGtgtcaaaatatacgtactttatACATAAAAGAGCAAAAATACCTGAAAATGTATCTTAAAAAAGCTCTTAAGCATCATAAATCTATGCAAGCTTTACTAAATCTAACAAACATTCCCCATACGCAATGTGGTCACAGCTGCATTGGCTCAAATAGAAAAACAGAATGTTATTCCAATTGGTTTattcttgtttttaaaaaagtttacatATATCAAAAGAAATTGTTTTCAAGCACAGAACTTTTTGGATGATTTTTAAAAGGTGTTACAATTGtttctgaattttttccaGACATTTCATCAATGCTTTTGTTCAACTGAACAAAATTTCATTGACTTTTCATAAGTATTTTGGTCATTATTAATATATACTTTGGTGTCAGGCAATTTTGTTTTCAACATTTGCGCATTGCAAATTGACTTAATGACAAGTGTCAGCTTAGGGAAAGTGTATGTTTTTTAGAGAAGTCAAGGACCCGAAATGTGTGACAGTTGTTTATGAAACTTTTGGGTGGTATTTATATGTCAACAGAAGATGAGGGAAATGTTTGATTAGGGTAAGATGATGTAGTACATTTTCTGTAATCATTTAGCTAGTTAAACCTCCTATAGGcttttaaagctaaatattaCTTAGAGAGATCATATGTAAGCATCGTAAATTTAAACATCCCTTGCCATTTCCATCTATACAAAAACCTTTTAGATCCCACACTACATTATAAACTCATGTTTTTAGTTCCTTAGCACTTGCGGAAATTCCAAAACGCTGTCAATATTTTCAAGGCAAATGTTTCGAAATGGAACAAACTATATACTATATGcctgaattatttttaatgagcGTATTGTTATTGTTGGTGGTTTGTCTTCAGATCCGGCCAACGGCTGCTTGAAAACTGTCAAAATGTGCCCcgcagatttattttatttattttcgatGTTATTTCTACGCGACTTTCCAAAAAGTCTGCACTTTCTGCCCTGGTAGTGGCGTCTCATTTTGGCCAATGGGACAAAATATTTCGCTATATCCACATATATTAGAAAAAGAAGCACCTATACACGCGCACGAATCTATATCCACTGAATGGATGCCTGCAGATTGCTAAGTATTTCATCTATATCCCAATTCGTGGACGGGCCAATGATTTTAGTTGAGCCAAAGGCTTTCAGCAGTTAATAGCACAAAATTGTGTCTTCCCCCAGCGGACAAGAAAAATCCTAAAGGTAACCGGGCGACCAGTGAAGTGACCTGCAGACCCCAGtcaaatgatttaaaaatttcggAATTCTAAAATCGAATTCAAGTGTGCCGTGTTCGTAAATATTTCCGCACTTTTCTTTTGTTGGAACCGGTCCAATCTATAAAACTGGAATTATTCCAATCTATATAGACATATGGTTCTTTGATTGCTCTATCAGAAATACAAAGCGAACCAGAACCATCAAATAGATATAGCCAGGCGTagaaaaaaccgaaaaatatttaatattttccatATGGCTTTCATATCTGTCGTCTTTATATAGGATCTATACTTATACGTTTGGATTTTATTTGATTAgcttattttaaaacaaaatcatatgtGTTTCGCGGAAATTTATGGCCGCCTTTTTTATGCTTCTGTCAAATTAAACTTCTCACGcgccaaataaaaaaatactttgtgAATATGTAATGGGAAAATAAATTAGTATAATTTTAGCCTGGCCGTATTCTAAAATAATACAGAATATTTTCTACCAATTTTTCTGCAGCAAACCCAATCAACATGAGTGAAGCCCAGAACCTTTTCACCACCTTCGGCATCCTGGCCATCCTTCTTTTCTTCCTTTACGTCATCTATGCCGTCTTGTAAACGGATAGCGGCGAGATGAAGGTCCTTAGAGCAGGATAAAAGGTAATAAGGTAATGATTACTAAATATATTTCCTAACCTTCGTAGCTAAATTAggcataaaaattataatgcGATTAAATTAAATCCTTTGTAAATATGTAATAGAAAGAACTTACAACCTCTCCCAAGTTTATAttcaaatcaattaaattttgtggCTTCGATTAGAACATTTGTAAAATTGCAATTATCCCAATTTCCCCATTGAATTTATTCGAGATAAATTCACATCAATCACAAACCTTGAAATGCTCATTAAGTCCAAAATGTGCCATAAACTCAATGGGGGCTACGTGATGTACCCGATTTTTCAATATTCCCCCAATATTTAGAAACGATTTGACCAACAAATTAGGCAAAACCGGCATATTTTCCGGTggaaagtaaataaatatgttaatCAAACAAACAACTGGAGAAGAAAACAAGTTCCCACCATCAAAAaccaagaaataaataaataaagcatTTTTCAAATGACAAGGTCCAGTCGGAAAAAGGCAATTTGTCTAGGTGCAGTCCAGCAaatgaaaaatgttcaaaGAGCCGAGAAAAAATTGCCCAGAATCGCATGgaattcaaatatatataccGCAAATATACAGACCGAGCtatgaatatatacatatatatatatataaatctagAAAATATTTGTGCCGCCTCAAAAATATGAGCAACAACTGGACACCCATACCAGCGAATAGCCGGTGATATGTATATAGTACAAAtataaaagaatattttatatatggTCTATATAATCGGATCCAGGTCTATGTGGGTTGGTGCGTGCGCCTAGGCAATGGCCATAATTCCAAGCGCTGGCCAACTTTTTGTGGAGAAGTGGAATTCAGATCGGGAAATTCAGTTATAGCGCGCCTTTAGCTACGAACGGTTGGAAATCTCTCCATCTCAAACTAGAGATCTATTCAAAAGTGTGTGATTTGTGTCTATGGATCGATCGATCAATCGCTTacctaattattattatatcttgTAATCAATATAGCAGCAAGCAAACAACCCAATCAAAATGAATGAGGCCAAGAGTTTGTTCACCACCTTCCTCATCCTAGCCTTCCTGCTGTTCCTGCTCTATGCCTTCTACGAAGCCGCCTTCTAGGACCCCATCCCCAGTCACCAGACCAACACCACCATTATTATTATCACCCATCAAGGATAGCTTACATGTTGAATTTCAATTCCAAGACGCCGGCCATGCCATCATCTTGTGGTCCGGTGGAGCTTCTAGGACCCTACGCGTTTAAGATGTTTAGCATTTAATGGATTTCTACTAGTAACCTAAGCCAGGTGAGCCATACCCCTGCCAATTAATTCAATTATCAGTCACACACATCAAAAAAATTATCGATATattcccaagaaaaaaagaaacctTGACTAAATTTTTTGGCAGCCATTTGACCGGCCCGATAATAAATAGATTTTCCGTTTCTATTTTTTAACGACAAGATTTCGACATGGCCCACTAAGCACCTTCCTGTCGTCACTGCCCCCTTCATTGGGCAgcattaaaaatcattttcacaCAGCATTTTCCGAATGTCGCAACTTTGTGATTcaacttttcaaattttcgCTCGAAAATGTCAAgcataaaaatgttcaaagaGACAGTTTTTTATGGCCACAATTTATGATTGGTCAAGGtagaaattataattaatttatatattaaatacttttgaatattttttgcaGTTTGATGCATAAACTTGAACAAGTTTTCGAGTATAGAGTGTTATTTTTGCGAAAGACAAATCTGCTTTCGAAATCCCTCAGTGAGTTATTTTGAAGAACCAAAAATAAATCTCAAAGGAGCTTATGTTCTTTGAGGCAAACAAAGCAATGCTGCCCATTGTTTATGCCAATGCGGCCActtgaacaaacaaaacagaaaaataaTACACTCATATATTATTAAGTGCAGAGACCTTACGTCaaaggaaaaaataatttttataaatttaattttaaaaatatctttctCATAACCACTTCCAGATGACGTCAAAGCCACCAGCTGCCGGATTCGGAGGCTCGGCGATCATGATGAGCACTTTGCTGATCGATGGGTAAACCCCTGCCATGTGGTAAGTACAATTAATCTCGATCCCCTGGGATGCCCGCCAATTCGATAATTTCCCAAACATTTCTTCGTTTATTTTCTCGCAGACCTCCGGCACATTTCTTCCATCTTAAAGATCGATCCATTCGGAATACTTTGCTGCCGGCCCTGGCGTCATCTGCTCTAatcataaattttattttgtgatCTTTATTATTTTCGTTTGGCAATGGAATCTACTTAATTTGCAATTCATAGACCATGATGTACAGTATAGGCAAATTGAGACCAACAGCAGCAATCAATGTGTAACACCAAGAATTGGTTACTTCATTGTTAAACAACACATTTATTTCGCATTCGTATTTGTTAAGGCATACATAATGTATAACTGCATTTTACTCGACTTTTCCTAAATTACTTGTGAATAACAACCgcaaagcaacaacaacaaactgcaggaataaaaacaaaaaggaaacTAAGGactttatgttttatttttcttaaatatttttaataagggGGATTTTTTAGTATTAGCAGGCAGAAAATGGAACTTTTGTTAAATCataaattaagatatatatttatatataatcattcgttctacaatttattttgaaatgctGTTGATTTTCTTTAAAGAGATTGAaagtatattttaaagcatacttttaggctgACATATGTAGTCGTTCaagaaaaaattcaaaaatattaaaaatattaggttcttaatattttttttaaattgattaatGTGAAAGCCAAAAATTATGCCTATCAATTCTTAAAAATGTtgtattttttggttttcaatTTACCgtttattaaaatcaaaattttttttctggaTAACCATTAATAATTCTCCCGTCATAAAGCTGCAACTCACTTGCAAAGTCATTTTGTGTAATTGTGGGCAGTTCCTCGAGAAATCATTGAAGTACTCCAACTTCATTTGCATGCGACTGGCAAAACGAGGCATTTAACTGCTGGCCAAGAAGACAATATACCAACCAAACGTATATCATAAAAGTTTACCATGTCCAAAATAAGCGAAAAATGCAGGCAATGAAGCGGAGACATCGTAATCGTTGGTCTTCTGACGGCTTACAACTGCAGTTGGCCACTTTGCCATTTTGTCGGTCAGCAGTTTCGCGCGCTGGCCAACCGGTTTAATATCTAAAACCGACGAAAACCATCCAAAAACCCCCTTCACAGCAAACCCCCTTTCATACTGCAACGGTTATGCAATACGGCAGAGTTAATGCATTTTGGCAATTGATTTTGCC from Drosophila subpulchrella strain 33 F10 #4 breed RU33 chromosome 2L, RU_Dsub_v1.1 Primary Assembly, whole genome shotgun sequence includes:
- the LOC119546132 gene encoding uncharacterized protein LOC119546132; its protein translation is MRWKLQFVLIAIVIQIVRSQNDQDSDAEVESDFGSKTELAFFTKLYDSNLRKMVKIKNDSLEPCDDFYAHACGNFDRELEENSDEFLPPYLYNKQDRMDFFASEVDNFETIPGKLISQLYAQCRKRGEGNVFGGTAKTSHWERLLEEIPFLARHEQVLSSWPFLRHQWERRQLNGQLNWIVLSAQLAAHGLPTLLRIYFALDTIYVTPMEDLPCPSMEEFKSSLSDVLKGRHHQASHIIAHEMRVLCRGMRGELPLARSLTRNGRTTTQRPSQEQLILDENTKDYFQLFFAELNFSKEQLEMARKFPLDVQKISQAWEVLRQTEPRIVYNYVMWQAKEQLRYPDCYKISEEFERLLHSEYWQWHVLSPHLTRDVALAAYQLHTTRFQKIRRSSLSRRDWYGHLWPASVEKKELQVARILQAHAQNYLNITELNENYGDLGFANNSFHRNLLLLRKAQLRHSFASPYVDEEDVNQPPYFLRHFLHFVLLSLHRPTYHYYATQGLGLWRQSRLLLDTDGRYTAMDCLERQSLQHYDAELAPIYRPLGSEEVAETFHFYRSFQYSLRDYLFWLQGERFAFAETAVLQFFGLDPQKVLFYAVAQQLCNRQTEIFAAQLNRGYMNMPEFQEAFKCEAEKPMNPSSRCMINMCE